From the genome of Mya arenaria isolate MELC-2E11 chromosome 5, ASM2691426v1:
GACAAAGTTTCTTCCGTGTCAATTTATATCAGTTTGTTTACGAGGcctaataacatttaaacaggtCTTAAGCAAATGCAGTTTGCAGTTATCTTTACGGTCTATTTAGTTCTCAACCAAAACATTcttaaatacaattgtaatcAAACTGTTTTTCTTCCTAATTGTAATTGCAAATCAGTAAagtgtttgaatatttttttttaaatgggtacatagatgaatgaatattttttgagGTTATAACTCTTGCATTGTATACGAATGAAAGCATGAGAAAGTTAACACTTTGCTAGCCACTTTGCTAACACTCAAGTCTATGCTCGTTCTTACAAGCGTATCGGCATGTATAGGTTTCCGATAACAACGACAAAGgcttaaacatgaaatatggcACTAGATAGCAGTTGTTCTGACTCAGTTTATAAATATTGTGAGTGAATATATATGTTCACACGGACTTAAGTTATCTTAATAGCATTTGCCTGTTTCGTTcggattttcatttaaaaagcaaaaatatctCATCATTGAGTATATAATTTGACAATTGATCTGTGAAAATGGCCACGAACCGTCAAGACAATGTTCAATGCCTGGAGACGTCAAtggaaaataaagaaaataaatgtcatcCGATGAAAGGACCAATATTCTGTGAACCCTGCCAGTATGATGAATCATTTGAAGAAGTAACGGGATTTTGTGTGACATGTTCCGAGTATTTGTGTCAGACCTGTTGTCGCGATCACAAAAGAAACAAAGTAACAAGAATACACTCGCTATTAAAGAATGCTGAAATTCCTGCGGACATAACGCCGTTCACGACCATAAAGCAACTATCGACCTGCAAAATTCATCCTGATAATGACATCGCATACGAATGCGAAGACCATGAAGCCTTGGTTTGCGTATTCTGTCTCACGGAAAACCATCGAAAATGCGAAAATGTCCATGATTTAGGAGATGTTATTTCTGCGGATTCAGATGTTAACCTTATGGCTGCACTTCAAGAAAGAATACATGTGTTAAAAGCACAAAAAGAAGAGCAAAGGAAGACAAGCGAAATGGAGCAAGAAgcgataaaaaacaacattcaaagCCTGGATGTCAAATGGAAGGATCATATAACTAGCTTGAGAAAAGACCTTGAGACACAATTAAGCAAACTTTCGCTCTCAGGGACAACGCAGTGGAAAGAATCGATTGATGACTGTCATGAAATCGAGACTGAAATaacaagaaacaaaatgttgatagAAACACTTATGAAACACGGAACTAAACGACAAATAACTGTTGTTCTGCGACAAACCAAACATGCACGCGCTGATCTTAAAGAGAAACTGCAATCACTGGAATGTAAGCGTCAGCGAAATATCGCGCTCATTAACGTGAAACAATTTGATATGTTAACAGCTATAGCAGAGCTATCTTTAGAAGAGAAGGACAAAGATAATATTGATATCTTGGAACACACAAGCGATGAAATGCATGACAATGAAGAATGTGAAAACAAACTTCCGGAGAAGATTGATAAATCGATACAGACTACTTCTCCTGTCTCGACATCTGATGCAAAACAAGTGCCATCAAAACCGTTATCAGAGAGAGATAGCGGACAAATTATAACGCTTGTAAATGTCAAAACAGCCACAGACAGGAATATTTGCAGTATTTTTGGAGTTAACTTGCCTCACTATGGAATTCTGTTAGCTGATTTTGGCAACAGTAAACTCAAACTTTTCAGCGATAAATTCGATTTAATTTCCGAACAATCGCTACCAGGAAAGCCGATTGATATGACTTTTGATGGAGAGTATGCTTATGTTTGCTATTCAGACCTGAAGAAAGTCACCAAACATAGCATAAACAAAACCTCGATAGGGGGTTTAATGGAATTTTCAACCAGACTACGACCGATAAGTCTGACTGTGTTTGACACCCGACTGATAATTTTGTTTGCGACCAATGAGAATTTTGACAGTACGGAAGTTGATGATGTACATTTAGAAATCCGAAAAGGAAGTTCCATAGATGCCACAATCTCCTACGATTCCGACGACGAATGTTATAACTATGTAGAAGACGCAAAGCAAGTCTCTGTTTTCGATGAGTCATCAGTAGTTTTTTCGGAAAACACACGAGTTACATGCTATACAATCGATGCACAAGATGGTGAACTCCTAGATCGAAAATGGTATTACAAATCGCATAATAATAAGGTTCTCAAAAAAGCAAAAGGGGTCGCGAAAGACAGTGAAGGGAATATTTATGTTTGCGGTGAAGATTCCAACAACGTTCATCAGACATCATCTACAAATTACAGACGTAACCGTGTGGTTATCTCGAACATCGATAAACCCATTTGTGTCGCCGTGGATGAGGCAAACGATAGACTTATAATCGGATGTCGCAGTCATAACTATCTACATGTATACTCTTTCAAATAGATAACATGTCGAACCAAAGTAGCATGCACTAGAACAATGTCACTCCGCTTGTTTGTAAACAGTTTAGTTTGAAACAATATTGCTTAATTGTTAATATTCCAGTAAGTAAAacgtttattgttttttgttttgttatgatgATAGAGAAATGATTGATTAAAgtagttataatttattttaattagacAGTGGTGGTGACCTTGAGTTGCAAAGAACGGTTTCCGCACAAAATCTAAATAACGTATAGGCACAGGCACATTATATTTGGTTTGCGAGTTGAGCGTTACAATTGAACGACCCCTATTGATTATGTAAGCggtaagtcaaaggtcatggtcaaagTGACATTTGAGGTGAGAGAAGGGTTTCTGCTCTATAGATGAATAAAGTTTAGGTCCCTGAACTTCATACCCGTAATGTGTGTTTGTCACGACTAGTAGATGCctcatattgattttaatatcaGTAGGTTAAAGGTCGAGGTCACGGTAACCTCAGGTTAAAAACGTGTGGTGGTGTCCTTAAGCTAAACACTGATTTTTGCTCAATATTTAAAGAACGTATACAACCAGGACtattatacttggtatgcaagttggtcatgataATAAGATGacacttttaattttaagataagTAGGTCAAAAACCAAGGTCGCGGTGACGTTGAGGTGAAAGAAAACGGTTTCCGCACAATAACAAAAGAACGCTTAGGATCAGTCGGTCAAAAGTctatgtcaaaatgatttttgtaaCACATGAACTCCCATATTTGAACGGAAAAAAGTAGAAGCTTAGCCGAACAGTAACTATCATACGGATTCATAACAACGCTATTGATGAGCGTTTTCCTACCTTTCGTTTAAACATGAACTCCCATAATGAAACGGTTACAGGTAAAATGATCTTTACCGTGCACCAACACTTGTGCGGATAAAAAGCAAACACTATTCATTTATACTTATACACATGtactagttattgaacgttgccCTTGACAACAGAAAGATCTTAAATGCTACAAAGATCAAGCCAATCTACAGGACACTGATAAATATTCATGTGGAATTTCATAAGCCTACTGTAAATCTATTTTGAAGAAACATGaaagacattgtttttttttcatttccactaaataatgcacatgtCTTTGATTTGCAAACCGGGGATGCCAATGGGGGCGTATAGGGATCTTAAGATTACATGTATTGAGAAGTGGATTGCGGGATTTGGGCTGGCCCAGTAAAACCGCCATTCGGGAAATACACATGGCACCTatctttttcaaacatattctgATGCCTAAAATAGCCAAAATTTTGTGTCCTTCATTCAACCTTTGAGATATAAATACAGCAAGAGATTGGAAAATATATTGTACCTGTAcaattgttttttcattaaacaCATCCCATAGGACAATACTTTTCTTATATTCTAGAATTTTGATCAATGATGTTTATCaacattgaacataaataatgcaattttaaaGATAGTAACCTATACGTAATTTTTATGGGGGGCATTTacacaacatcatttaaataatactttcatgaacattttcaaaactgttcctgGAGGTCTCTGcgattttcattatattaagtTAAATGCAAGAACGTGGCAACACGTATAACGTGTCTACTAATCATGAAGCCTTATACCAGTTAATGTTAAAGTTAAGTTTTGGGAATATTTATGGGTTTTTTGTCCTGATTTGTTTCTTTTCACGTTTTTGCAGTACGACTAATCTAAAAACAGATTTTGCCCATATATACCAGGTCAAATACAATAATCACCCatacataaacttatttatgatAACTGGTATtgtaatttaacattttcacgATAAGATCAAAATCGTGAAAATCAATGTGATAAAGAATCGGTATAATATTGGGAAGATTGCGGTAACGTGCACAAATTCCTTTCACAATTTGTTATCATAATTtgttaatgattgttttattgcctTGTCCTGATCAATAGCTTGAAATCCGCCAAGGTTTTCATGAAACTGTTATTTATGATGTTGTGTATGTATGCCACCATATATATTGAATGATGTCTTGTCATTCTGTCAATGAAATGAGTTGAGAGAGCGATTGAGAAACAATCAAGTATTTTCGTTATATTGGATCCTGATATTgtagtttttataaatgtaattgttttgctttatcACAAGTAGCTACCAATAAAAGAATACCCCTTTTCCCTAACAGACTAAATGaagattaatttaaattaataacgATGGTGtagtatataaattaaaagttttgtgCGTGCACTTTGTGCCCAAAAGGCTTCACAATAGGATAGTTTGTAAAGTATGAAACGAGATTCCTTCAGTGCCAAGTTATCTTTGCATGTAATCGATAAATTGTAAGGTGAATCAAAGTATTTATACGATGTATAGAAATAACAAATCTTCAAACCGTTTCAATAAGGTTATTAATGGGCAAATCGATACCTTTTGTAAGCTACGGATTGAACGTTGCTCGCCGAGTGATTTAGCCCAATGATGCGTTAGGATATTCGTTTTTTACAATCTTGTTCTGCATGTTATGGTTTCCATTAACAACGACAAAGGCTTAAACAGAAAATATGAATTAGATAAAAAGACACAAATCTAAGTATGTCTTTAAAATTTAGAGGCCGTTGTTGGTCTTGGACTGATATAACTAATTAGGGATTATTGTATTCAGCGAATAGATACGTGGACACGGAATTGAGTTATCTAAACTATATGTGTCGTACCAATTTGCAATCGAATCacgtgtttttttaaaataatatcttttttataaagtgataaaatatatatgtgattgGAAACATACATTGCGTAAAATCTTCAATATCATGGAAAAATGACGGAATGCAATGAGCCTAAATGCAATATGAAGAAAGGACCTATCTTCTGTGAACCATGCCAGTATGACGATTGTTTTGAAGAGGCAAAGGGATTCTGTGTGGCATGTGCCGAGTATTTGTGTTAGACCTGTTGTCGCGatcacaaaagaaacaaaataacacgAGAACACTCGCTGTTAAAGAATTATGATATTCCCGCGGACATAACACCGTTTACGACCATAAAGCAACTATCGACCTGCGATATTCATACTGATAACGACATCGCCTACGAATGTGGAACACATAAAGTCTTGGTTTGCGTTTTTTGTCTCACGGAGAGCCATCGGAAATGCAAAAATGTTCATGATTTAGGAGTTGTTGTTTCTGCCGATTCTGATATTAACATTATGAAAGAACTTCAGACCAGAGTTCATGTGTTAAAAGCACAAAAAGCAGATCAATGGAAGTCAATCGAAATGGAGCAAGTAGaagttcaaaacaatattaaaggcCTTGTAGCCAAATGGAAGGACCATATAACCAACTTTGGAAGTGaacttgaaacaaaattaagcGAAATGTCGCACTCCGAGACAATGCACTTGATAGAATCTATTTATGGCTGTCAAGAAATCGACACGGAAATAACAAGAAACAATGCGTTGATAGAAACACTTATGAAACACGGAACAAAGCGACAAAAAGCTATTGTTTTGCGGCCAACAAACATGCACGCGTTGATCTTAAAGAGAAACTTCAAACACTCGAATGTCAGCGTCAACAAAGTATCGCGCTCATTAACATGAAACAGTTTGATGTTCTAACAATGATCGCAGAGTTATCGTTAGTAGAGAAgagcaaatataaaattgacaCATTGGAACAGACCAGCGATGAAGTGCATGACAATTTGGAAAATATACCAAGGGAGAAAACTGATGAATGCACACACACACGAATTTTGCTGTCTTGAGCCCTGATGCAAAACAAAATTCCTCTAAGCCGTTCTCAGAAATAAAAAGCGGACAAAagataactttgtttaaagttaaaacagaAACAGACACAAACACTTGTGGTATCTTTGCCGTTAAAATACGAGGTTCTTGTTTCTGATCATCGTAACCAAAAACTTAAGCTTTTCAGTCGAAAAACTGACTTACTTTGTGAACAATTGCTACCCGGACAGCCAGTAGACATGTGTTTTGATGGAACCTTTGCCTATATCTGCTATTCAGACCTAAAGAGAGTGACGAAATACTTCATAACCAAAGTTGCGATTTGTCTTTTTGACAGAATTTCCAACCAAGCTCCAACCGATAAGTTTAACTGTTTTTGACTCCCGACTGATGATTTTGTTTGCAACTAAAGAGGACTTTGACAGTACCTCAGCTGACGATGTTCGAATTGAAATCCGAAATAGAAGGTCAATAGATGCCACCATCTCGTACGATTCCGACGATGATAGTTTTAACTAAGTAGAAGATGCAAAGCAAGTATTTGCATTCGATGAGTCGTCTGTTGTTTTCTCGGAAAACTTGCGGATGTCCTGCTATACCGTCGGTAAGCCGACTTGAAAACCAATACATCGACAATGGTTTTACCAATCACATGCCAATCACATTCTAAGAAAAGCGAAAGGGGTTGCGAAAGACAGTGAAGGGAATATCTATATTTGCGGTGAAGATTCCAGCAACATACACCAGGTGTCATCTATAAACCACATGCGTAACCGTGTGATTATCTCGCGCTGTGATCGTCCTGTTTGCATCGCCGTAGACGAACTGAAAGATAGACTCATAATCGGATGTCGGATTGGTAACTATTTGCAAGCGTACTCATTTTTCAGGTTTTCTTAGTTGataatttgctttttgtttgtatatcCAGGATTAATGTTGTTATTTCATAGCTTGTAGTTTGATTATTCAGGTGTACATATGgtcaaaaatcatattaaaaattaaaagctGAATAATGATTCCAAACTCCCAACAATATTTCGTTTCTTGTCCTTTATTTATAACACAGAGAAACAAAAATTTTAACAGCCTCAGTCCTGTCCTTCACGTTATACTTCAACTCTTCATATTCAGTGATTAAACAGGCTCCATCAGAAGAGAACAAGACCGTACAGgttaatatatcaaatacaaaacgAGTGACTACAATCTTCATTCCTTTCTCACTCTTGTTCCTGTTCTGGCACTTGGTCTCGCACTCTCTCGAGCTCCGTCTCTCTTTTCAGCAATTAGCTCGTATTTTGcacatatttattaaactaaattagaaataatatatatctttcTAAACACCTTtgagaaacaaaacattgacactGTTTCTGGTTTTAAATAGTATCTTAAGTCGAATAATTCAAAACCAAATACTCTGTTTTCTTATGGAAAACGTCCATTATAGGTCATGCACACTCGCTTACGGAACGAATGCAGAACCATcacctttttgttaaaaatagtgTTCCTTCATCCCTCTGTACGTGtcattatctttttatctgTCTCCTTTATACTGCCCAAAGAAGACTTCTGCTCAACTCTGTGGAGGCTTTGACTGACGTAACTTTTCGCAATTTACTATACAATGATACTGCCCTTACGGAAGACCAAAATAAGACATTGTTTGATGCAGTTCACctctttattcaaatgaaatattttatttaaaagccaGTGACAGTCACTTCCTACTACTAATAGTTAACCCCACCCAGGATTGTCTCCTTTCTGTAAACATCTGATATTCAGCACTACCAACCAGGGCTCAGCGAAAAATAGGCACTGGAAGTAGTTCATTTAAACATACCACCATACCCTCTTTCTGCTCTATTATCCTCTTTTACATTCTTATTCTGTTCTCAAACGGAATTAGCGACTTTTGTATTCGATAGGTGAAAATAAACTAAGCTTACAGTAGCATTGTTAatcacacaaaatgtttaacttttaccCACTATCTATTCTGTGTACGTCgtctgaaaacaaatctttaattaTGTGATAATATTAAAGGAAGCCAAATCACGTTAAACACTACCACTTGATTCAgttcaacaaaatcaatatcattGTCTCATCTTCATTGTAAACTGTACAAATGTCCGTCCTTAAATATGTACTTTTGCTTAGGCTTAGAGTagaacattttaagatatacTTATATTTCGTTCTAATCCCTTTCTAGATTGTACAtatgttttctgtttgtctttatgttatgtgtgtattcgctaatgaataaaatatgttaaaacaaaacacctTCAGTTGTGTTCACCAAAGTCGATTCAATGAAAACAGTATAGAGAcctaataaaacacacacaattgtTTCGGTTACTTTTCAATGATGTAGAAATTGTAGTTTAGTTagatttgttcttttttatgctGGAATTCACTAAATGTATCGTTATTGGCCAGTTTCAATACTCATGACTTAAGAT
Proteins encoded in this window:
- the LOC128233613 gene encoding uncharacterized protein LOC128233613, whose product is MATNRQDNVQCLETSMENKENKCHPMKGPIFCEPCQYDESFEEVTGFCVTCSEYLCQTCCRDHKRNKVTRIHSLLKNAEIPADITPFTTIKQLSTCKIHPDNDIAYECEDHEALVCVFCLTENHRKCENVHDLGDVISADSDVNLMAALQERIHVLKAQKEEQRKTSEMEQEAIKNNIQSLDVKWKDHITSLRKDLETQLSKLSLSGTTQWKESIDDCHEIETEITRNKMLIETLMKHGTKRQITVVLRQTKHARADLKEKLQSLECKRQRNIALINVKQFDMLTAIAELSLEEKDKDNIDILEHTSDEMHDNEECENKLPEKIDKSIQTTSPVSTSDAKQVPSKPLSERDSGQIITLVNVKTATDRNICSIFGVNLPHYGILLADFGNSKLKLFSDKFDLISEQSLPGKPIDMTFDGEYAYVCYSDLKKVTKHSINKTSIGGLMEFSTRLRPISLTVFDTRLIILFATNENFDSTEVDDVHLEIRKGSSIDATISYDSDDECYNYVEDAKQVSVFDESSVVFSENTRVTCYTIDAQDGELLDRKWYYKSHNNKVLKKAKGVAKDSEGNIYVCGEDSNNVHQTSSTNYRRNRVVISNIDKPICVAVDEANDRLIIGCRSHNYLHVYSFK